From Anopheles funestus chromosome 3RL, idAnoFuneDA-416_04, whole genome shotgun sequence, a single genomic window includes:
- the LOC125771324 gene encoding alpha-tocopherol transfer protein-like produces the protein MDIDMTVHSNCASPATYQQYTWSLTDKLRKTAKSELREDEHLRAQGLAQMRDFIAKSPHIKRCRTDALFLLRFLRTKKYSIPQACAMLEKYLTVRQTNPAWFHRLDIEDPEIEAIIDGGYIVPLPERDDHGRQVVLSVAGNLDLSRVSSALLARVHFLVQEVLADDEQSQICGYVHCVDERELSMKLMGMWSLVDIKKVADCIQNGLPSRINGFNLIGLPSTAATLLEFCVSLLSDKLRKRINLFRTVEDFAGKINRKILPKEYGGTVPMADMIAQFKERCRQKKAQLLAMDDMCIELSKVPGHCADSCRRDLDAGMIGSFRKLEVD, from the exons ATGGACATCGACATGACGGTCCACAGCAACTGTGCCAGCCCTGCCACCTATCAGCAATACACCTGGTCGCTAACGGACAAACTGCGAAAGACGGCTAAATCGGAGCTGCGCGAGGATGAACATCTGCGAGCGCAAGGTTTGGCGCAGATGCGCGACTTCATCGCCAAAAGTCCCCACATCAAACGGTGCCGTACGGATGCACTGTTTCTGCTGCGGTTTCTCCGCACGAAGAAGTACTCGATACCGCAGGCCTGTGCCATGTTGGAGAAGTACCTTACGGTACGTCAGACCAATCCTGCCTGGTTCCATCGGTTGGATATTGAAGATCCCGAAATTGAAGCAATCATCGATGGTGGATACATTGTGCCGTTACCGGAGCGTGATGATCATGGCCGACAGGTGGTACTGTCCGTTGCAGGGAATCTTGATCTAAGCCGCGTGTCTTCTGCCCTATTGGCAAGGGTACACTTCCTCGTGCAGGAGGTACTGGCCGATGATGAGCAATCACAGATTTGTGGCTACGTACACTGTGTGGATGAGCGGGAGTTGTCGATGAAGCTGATGGGCATGTGGTCCCTGGTGGACATTAAAAAGGTGGCGGATTGCATACAGAACGGTTTGCCGAGTCGTATCAATGGATTTAATCTGATCGGTCTACCGTCCACGGCTGCCACGCTGCTCGAGTTTTGCGTTTCACTGTTGAGTGATAAGCTACGTAAGCGAATCAAC CTTTTCCGCACCGTGGAAGACTTTGCCGGCAAGATTAACCGTAAGATTCTGCCGAAGGAGTACGGCGGTACCGTGCCGATGGCTGATATGATCGCACAGTTTAAGGAGCGCTGTCGTCAGAAGAAGGCCCAACTGTTGGCGATGGATGACATGTGCATCGAGCTGTCGAAGGTCCCGGGACACTGTGCGGATTCGTGCCGTCGGGATCTGGATGCCGGTATGATTGGAAGTTTCCGCAAGCTGGAGGTCGATTAA
- the LOC125771325 gene encoding clavesin-1-like, with amino-acid sequence MTDKVDLNKAPESYAPYTFNLSDKFKIMAQDELREDDDMRDNALKQFREWIAKHPLIRKCRTDAPFLLRFLRTKKFSIPAATEMLEKYLTIRQVYPHWFFKLDINDPDLEAIIDSGYLYSLPERDEHGRKIIFSNAGKFDTSRFTSAQLIKIHSMVLEALQDEEESQISGYIHVTDDSELNIGFLGIWSFTDIRNLAHCVQNSLPMRQKENHFVNLPSFANKLSEFILSVLSEKLRNRVFVHRGWDELKTKINPKLLAKEYGGTIPEAECIALFKKQLKERRDIVLALDEMEIEINKSTIPWADSTDADIASGVIGSFRKLEVD; translated from the exons A TGACCGATAAAGTTGACCTCAACAAAGCCCCCGAAAGCTATGCGCCCTATACCTTCAACCTTTCGGACAAGTTTAAAATTATGGCACAGGACGAACTGCGTGAAGATGACGATATGCGAGACAACGCGCTGAAACAGTTCCGCGAATGGATTGCCAAACATCCGCTGATCCGGAAATGCCGTACGGATGCACCGTTCTTGTTGAGGTTTCTGCGTACGAAGAAGTTCTCCATTCCGGCCGCGACTGAGATGCTGGAGAAGTACCTAACGATCAGACAGGTCTATCCACACTGGTTTTTCAAGCTGGACATTAACGATCCAGATCTGGAGGCGATCATCGACAGTGGATATCTGTACTCGTTGCCAGAGCGTGATGAGCATGGCCGCAAGATCATCTTCTCCAATGCCGGAAAGTTTGACACGAGTCGGTTCACCTCCGCCCAGCTGATCAAGATCCACTCGATGGTGCTGGAGGCGTTGCAGGACGAGGAGGAATCACAGATCTCCGGATACATTCACGTGACGGATGACTCGGAGCTAAACATTGGATTTTTGGGGATTTGGTCGTTCACGGACATCCGCAATCTGGCCCACTGTGTGCAGAACTCGCTGCCAATGCGTCAGAAGGAGAACCACTTCGTTAACCTGCCCTCGTTCGCGAACAAGCTGTCAGAGTTCATACTGTCGGTGTTGAGCGAGAAGTTGCGCAATCGCGTTTTCGTGCACCGAGGTTGGGATGAGCTGAAGACGAAGATCAATCCTAAGCTGCTTGCGAAGGAGTACGGTGGCACCATCCCAGAGGCGGAGTGTATCGCTCTGTTCAAGAAACAGCTCAAGGAGCGCCGTGATATTGTGCTAGCGCTCGATGAGATGGAGATCGAAATCAACAAGAGTACGATCCCGTGGGCTGACAGTACGGATGCAGACATCGCGAGTGGCGTCATCGGAAGCTTCCGCAAGCTGGAAGTGGATTAA
- the LOC125771295 gene encoding uncharacterized protein LOC125771295 — protein MMWKLLILTACLVTSGLARPDVSHLLKKTGDKQKRQNFIGTTVSVTGNGAVATKITSNDAANVEALIPQISLLPLQDNQPSPFRRLEERTGYDYQRPDFPLDVHPDSNLVSPVSTQAPEYLPPEDGEESTNVDKVVPPSIPSTKSTTTTTPVPTTTTTRTTTTTSTTTTTTTPAPYTSGISTTQQEFDNNDGYGYKKPEVMLPSNINEVIGEASDINQLATTTVSTTTTTAKNSLEYLPPKPLPELVVPKQPSTPSTTQQPQTEPSTFPSSVSTTTFQIPAETKPPYPKLPEASVYPDASATVSSVVTQQASTEMPSTSAPEYLPPDSDTNGFQIIVRSGVDADDSDTTTGSTPGTSSSSSTTQVFQSPESTTTVITALPEADSLVQQEQGEQTTEGQQMTTTTSNAPSGVTLLAGETVTPFDDASSVIALINQMQETSQVAGQADFVPELRINEEPSTTIGTSEATTTQSSSTVTTTVTTSLATTDSPTAEQTERSEPEPEQPEVRFGTEEPTTGPSLLDLLTPTTTVVVVTQNDTITTYRPSTSAETTTTTTVAESSADGTEIQSRIADPNDGYNYETPENGLTVPSSMVPSHTLEADGYHYKVPSVPFP, from the coding sequence ATGTGGAAGCTTCTCATACTCACCGCCTGTCTGGTGACCAGTGGCCTTGCCCGGCCGGACGTATCGCATCTGTTGAAAAAGACTGGTGACAAGCAGAAGCGTCAAAACTTCATCGGCACCACAGTGTCCGTCACTGGGAACGGTGCAGTGGCGACCAAAATTACGTCGAATGATGCAGCAAATGTTGAAGCCTTGATACCGCAGATCAGTCTGCTCCCGTTGCAAGACAACCAACCGTCACCGTTCCGCCGGTTGGAAGAGCGCACCGGTTACGACTACCAAAGGCCAGACTTCCCACTCGATGTTCATCCGGACTCGAATCTAGTCAGCCCGGTGTCTACGCAGGCACCGGAGTACCTGCCACCAGAAGATGGCGAAGAGTCGACGAACGTCGATAAAGTCGTACCGCCGAGTATTCCTTCGACCAAAAGCACTACCACAACGACACCAGTTCCAACCACTACCACTACCAGGACTACCACGACTACCtccaccactactactactacaactCCCGCACCATACACCAGTGGGATTTCCACTACTCAGCAAGAATTCGACAACAACGATGGCTACGGCTACAAGAAGCCCGAGGTAATGCTTCCGTCAAACATCAACGAAGTGATCGGTGAAGCAAGTGACATTAATCAGCTCGCCACAACCACGGTTtcgacgacaacgacaacCGCAAAGAATTCGCTTGAATATCTTCCTCCGAAACCGCTCCCAGAGCTGGTAGTGCCGAAGCAACCGAGTACTCCCTCCACGACACAGCAACCTCAAACCGAACCTTCTACCTTCCCGTCCAGTGTCAGTACCACAACGTTCCAAATCCCGGCAGAAACGAAACCCCCGTACCCAAAACTGCCGGAAGCGTCAGTATATCCTGATGCATCGGCCACAGTCTCCAGCGTTGTGACGCAACAAGCGTCAACGGAGATGCCTTCCACCTCAGCTCCGGAGTACCTTCCACCGGATAGTGACACGAATGGTTTCCAGATCATCGTACGCAGTGGGGTTGATGCAGATGATAGCGATACGACCACGGGAAGTACACCGGGTactagcagtagtagtagtacgaCCCAAGTCTTCCAATCTCCCGAATCCACGACGACAGTGATTACCGCTCTTCCAGAAGCGGACAGTCTGGTCCAACAAGAACAAGGTGAACAGACGACGGAAGGACAACAAATGACCACAACGACGTCTAACGCACCTAGTGGTGTAACGCTTTTAGCAGGCGAAACAGTGACTCCGTTCGATGATGCTTCATCAGTAATTGCGCTTATTAATCAGATGCAGGAAACGAGTCAGGTTGCGGGTCAGGCCGATTTTGTGCCGGAGCTACGTATTAACGAGGAACCCTCCACAACGATCGGTACGAGTGAGGCAACTACCACCCAGTCGTCGTCTACTGTCACAACCACCGTAACGACATCGCTAGCAACAACGGATTCACCTACGGCGGAGCAAACGGAACGTAGCGAACCGGAACCAGAACAACCTGAGGTGAGATTCGGTACAGAGGAACCTACTACCGGGCCTTCGCTTCTTGATCTGCTCACACCAACGACAACTGTTGTGGTGGTTACGCAGAACGATACGATCACCACGTACCGCCCGTCGACTTCCGCTgaaacgacgacgacgacgacggtcgCAGAATCCAGCGCCGATGGGACGGAGATCCAGTCCAGGATAGCTGATCCGAACGATGGCTACAACTACGAGACACCGGAAAATGGACTTACCGTTCCATCATCGATGGTTCCATCGCATACACTCGAAGCGGATGGCTACCATTATAAGGTTCCGTCCGTGCCGTTCCCGTAG